From one Myxococcus xanthus genomic stretch:
- a CDS encoding prepilin peptidase yields the protein MTHSSLPGYFGPLFAVFLFVLGLCVGSFLNVVIARVPLDQSIVRPRSRCPRCGHVLAWYENIPLLSWLALRARCRGCGVPISVRYPLVELLTGLLFFACLRRFGWTYELVPALVLVSLLVPLAFIDLDHWILPLSMTVPGMLAGIALAFPLGMDAFRDALMGAAVGFLSFRMMEYVGWKVFQREALGAGDKYLVAMLGAFLTWRALLGVLLFASMQGAVVGILMLLATGRAGPRTENTQDEPAGDAPPLTMTWEFTQPGLPLWKRLLLVPVCLLVQPIPDAPLDEEGEEEEWVPERTSIPFGPWLALAGLELLLLGPWLSRVLPADIAMMLGGLP from the coding sequence GTGACGCATTCTTCCCTGCCGGGATACTTCGGGCCCCTGTTCGCCGTGTTCCTGTTCGTGCTCGGCTTGTGCGTGGGCAGCTTTCTCAACGTCGTCATCGCGCGGGTTCCGCTGGACCAGAGCATCGTGCGACCACGCTCGCGATGCCCTCGGTGCGGGCACGTCCTGGCGTGGTACGAGAACATCCCGTTGCTGTCCTGGCTTGCGCTTCGGGCGCGCTGCCGGGGCTGCGGCGTGCCCATCTCCGTGCGTTACCCGTTGGTGGAACTCCTGACAGGGCTCCTGTTCTTCGCGTGCCTGCGCCGTTTTGGCTGGACGTACGAATTGGTGCCGGCGCTGGTGCTCGTATCCTTGCTGGTGCCGCTCGCCTTCATTGACCTGGACCATTGGATTCTGCCGCTGTCCATGACGGTGCCGGGAATGCTGGCGGGGATTGCCCTGGCGTTCCCCCTGGGGATGGACGCCTTCCGTGATGCGCTGATGGGTGCGGCAGTGGGCTTCCTGTCCTTCCGGATGATGGAGTACGTCGGATGGAAGGTGTTCCAGCGAGAGGCGCTGGGCGCGGGGGACAAGTACCTCGTTGCCATGCTCGGAGCCTTCCTGACGTGGCGCGCGCTGCTGGGCGTCCTGTTGTTCGCGTCCATGCAGGGGGCCGTGGTGGGCATCCTGATGCTTCTGGCGACAGGGCGCGCTGGACCTCGCACGGAGAACACCCAGGATGAGCCGGCGGGGGATGCGCCCCCGCTCACGATGACCTGGGAGTTCACGCAGCCGGGCCTCCCGCTCTGGAAGCGGTTGCTGTTGGTTCCGGTGTGCCTGCTGGTCCAGCCCATCCCTGATGCGCCCTTGGACGAAGAGGGTGAGGAAGAAGAATGGGTCCCGGAGCGCACCAGCATTCCCTTTGGACCTTGGCTGGCGCTCGCGGGGCTGGAGCTCCTCTTGCTGGGGCCGTGGCTTTCCCGGGTGCTGCCTGCGGATATCGCCATGATGTTGGGCGGCCTGCCATGA
- a CDS encoding sensor histidine kinase, with protein sequence MKWRIASVAFLLGALSSGLTWLSVQPVLLRLLDALRRWVPEGSAEEATLARVQGLLPWVLGLDLVALTVLTYVVLDLMVGRPLRRTEAVVEQFGRLDWEAHLVPTQGGTLVSRIQRALQRMAEALREEQALTRAQMASLRASHAQLARTQTELVASERMATVGRLAAGVAHEVGNPLAGILGYVALARVKADTPELKDFLERIDHEVQRIDRIIRGLLDLGRPGVTSLGPVEVGPVVETCVRLVRASPELSGVTVTLDLEPGALARTDAGPLSQIVINLLLNAAQAMGGQGRVRVATRQAAGEVRLLVEDDGTGIPEDVMPRLFEPFFTTKGREGTGLGLAVSQRLAQVMGGRLEAENIPSGGARFTVCLPVP encoded by the coding sequence ATGAAGTGGCGGATCGCCAGCGTTGCGTTCCTGCTGGGGGCTCTGTCGTCGGGGCTCACCTGGTTGTCCGTACAACCGGTACTCCTCCGGCTGTTGGACGCGCTCCGCCGCTGGGTCCCCGAAGGAAGCGCGGAAGAAGCGACGCTGGCTCGTGTGCAAGGCCTCCTACCCTGGGTGTTGGGGCTCGACCTGGTCGCGTTGACGGTCCTCACCTACGTGGTGCTGGACCTGATGGTGGGACGCCCGCTGCGCCGCACCGAGGCGGTGGTCGAGCAGTTCGGTCGGTTGGACTGGGAGGCGCATCTGGTTCCGACCCAGGGAGGAACGCTGGTGTCTCGTATCCAGCGCGCCTTGCAGCGGATGGCGGAGGCGCTCCGCGAAGAACAGGCGCTCACTCGCGCGCAAATGGCGTCTTTGCGCGCGTCGCATGCCCAACTGGCTCGCACGCAGACAGAGTTGGTTGCTTCGGAGCGCATGGCCACAGTCGGACGGCTGGCCGCGGGCGTCGCCCACGAAGTAGGCAACCCGCTGGCGGGAATCCTTGGCTACGTGGCACTGGCGCGTGTCAAGGCGGACACGCCGGAACTGAAGGACTTCCTGGAGCGTATCGACCACGAAGTGCAGCGCATCGACCGCATCATCCGGGGCTTGCTTGACCTGGGACGCCCCGGTGTCACGTCGCTAGGGCCGGTAGAGGTAGGCCCGGTGGTAGAGACGTGTGTGCGCCTGGTTCGTGCCTCCCCTGAGTTGTCGGGCGTGACGGTGACGCTCGACCTGGAGCCTGGAGCGCTTGCACGCACGGACGCAGGCCCGCTTTCGCAGATTGTCATCAACTTGCTGCTCAACGCCGCCCAGGCCATGGGGGGGCAGGGACGTGTGCGGGTTGCCACGCGGCAGGCGGCGGGTGAAGTTCGTTTGCTCGTGGAGGATGACGGGACGGGCATCCCCGAGGACGTCATGCCGCGCCTGTTCGAGCCCTTCTTCACGACCAAAGGACGTGAGGGGACGGGATTGGGACTGGCGGTGTCGCAGCGCCTGGCGCAGGTCATGGGCGGCAGGCTCGAGGCAGAGAACATCCCCAGTGGTGGAGCCCGTTTCACCGTGTGCTTGCCCGTACCCTGA
- a CDS encoding ABC transporter permease, producing the protein MGAFAAMAWNGFREARRNRVTVLVAAFALLLLLATTLVTEVTVSTFDRVVTDFGLGVMSLLLVFLSVYLSSGLISREIERRTIFLMVSKPLSRTRFLLARLAGNMLTLGVLLVAMTLLFWVQLALHRSPITQPQLAALGGLYLELFVLTSAGFLMSTFASQLVSALVTTGLYFAGHLCSDIYNLGAASKVELIQWVSKATYYALPNLERLNFRPRATYGIEVTAVELGSATLYALGWGALFCVLAAIVFERRDFR; encoded by the coding sequence ATGGGGGCCTTCGCTGCCATGGCGTGGAATGGGTTCCGCGAGGCGCGTCGCAACCGGGTGACGGTGCTGGTCGCCGCGTTCGCCCTGCTACTCCTCCTGGCCACGACGCTCGTCACGGAGGTCACGGTCAGCACCTTCGACAGGGTGGTGACGGACTTCGGTCTTGGGGTGATGAGCCTGCTGCTTGTCTTCCTCTCCGTCTACCTGTCGTCCGGGCTCATCAGCCGGGAAATCGAGCGAAGGACCATCTTCTTGATGGTGTCCAAGCCGCTGTCGCGAACCCGGTTCTTGCTGGCCCGGCTCGCTGGCAACATGTTGACTCTGGGCGTGTTGCTGGTCGCGATGACGCTGCTGTTCTGGGTGCAGCTCGCCCTTCACCGCTCACCCATCACCCAGCCGCAGCTGGCCGCGCTCGGAGGGCTCTACCTGGAGTTGTTCGTCCTCACCAGCGCCGGGTTCCTGATGTCCACTTTCGCCAGCCAGCTTGTCTCCGCGCTGGTGACAACGGGGTTGTACTTCGCGGGTCACCTCTGCTCGGACATCTACAACCTGGGGGCCGCGTCGAAGGTGGAGCTCATCCAATGGGTCAGCAAGGCCACCTACTACGCCCTGCCCAACCTGGAGCGACTGAACTTCCGGCCGCGCGCGACCTATGGCATCGAGGTGACGGCGGTGGAGCTGGGCTCGGCCACGCTCTACGCGCTGGGGTGGGGAGCACTTTTCTGCGTGCTGGCTGCGATTGTGTTCGAGCGGCGCGACTTCCGCTGA